In Halorhabdus tiamatea SARL4B, a genomic segment contains:
- a CDS encoding endo-1,4-beta-xylanase — protein MTDDRLHIHGDRRTFLKSVGALGAATAVGSGTIGSVAADNHLDEYHQTLQSELQEQYNLPAGSFLFGATEQATVDSFEFQSGDSGNLSEISIDNDSVPITQGVQIEVNEEGADSWTYSYQRFLEEQSFEEGDVLLGVAYLRSETDGAQTEAYFKYRYKDAEGDDWSYQNANYITDNAAVQPGEEWTRYYFPIEVGSRPGSIRDAYVEFWLGMAQQTMEFGGMALIDYSDADVGIGNLPSGEAVPPEESSGYQIWTDTDGPYYSGLVSDLKGFNLGGAGKFAYGTTEAATFDTYEVAGGSSDLANRESLDVGDDVPFSEAARIEVTEQAEEDWQVNFKAYGDRALESGDVLLGVAYMRAPEGETSITYKMTSSGDESANYVTKPRPPLTSEWKRFYFPIEAGSAAASGEWWTEIWLGAQAQTVDIGGLAVIDFAKGVSVGDLPAWEQEINEEWEDEADARIEEHRKTDFAVEVVDGDGSAVEGADVEVAMQEHDFSFGTEVTADHLIPNTEPGDQYREVITENFNTAVLGNHHKWRFFEEAQDIADAATEWLVEQDMTIRGHVCLWAAVDSYAVPEDVVAAMGVDWSEVENPELDPEYVRDRTMSHIEEIINHYADFKDYGSVIDEWEVHNETTHVPGFIKAVRGVGPDEELDINAVEAPVLAEWHNHAEDVAPDDVGVAINDYNTIEGPYQSTRDNHKRMAEFLIENDVDLDGIGLQSHFSQSSALTPSEIWEALEFYSGLGAGIRITEFDMSDDTWMEADKATFFKQFLKITFSHPNAETFMVWGFQDSLHWRDDAPFFDSQWNPKPALDVWQNLLFDEWWTEKSGSTDADGMFSTDGFKGEYRITATDGEMAGETTVSIDDDTDAVTVTLGETGDGEDEPVTLPGADGPSQDHDGDGLYEDVDGDGKRSIADVRSLLNNRNGDTVQANAEAYDFTGDGSVDAGDVLALFRKFYR, from the coding sequence ATGACAGACGATAGATTACACATTCACGGCGACAGGCGGACCTTCCTGAAGTCCGTCGGGGCACTGGGGGCGGCAACTGCAGTCGGGTCGGGGACGATTGGGTCGGTGGCAGCCGACAACCACCTCGACGAGTATCACCAGACACTGCAAAGTGAACTCCAGGAGCAGTATAACTTGCCGGCTGGCTCGTTCCTCTTCGGGGCGACCGAGCAAGCAACGGTCGACAGTTTCGAATTCCAGTCGGGGGACAGCGGGAATCTCTCGGAGATCTCGATCGACAACGACAGCGTCCCGATCACACAGGGCGTCCAAATCGAGGTAAACGAAGAAGGAGCAGATTCCTGGACGTACTCATACCAGCGGTTCCTCGAAGAGCAGTCCTTCGAGGAGGGAGACGTCCTCCTCGGGGTCGCGTACCTCCGCAGTGAGACCGACGGCGCACAGACGGAGGCGTACTTCAAATACCGGTACAAGGACGCCGAGGGCGACGACTGGAGCTATCAGAACGCGAACTACATCACGGACAACGCGGCCGTCCAACCGGGCGAGGAATGGACCAGATATTACTTCCCGATCGAAGTCGGATCCCGTCCGGGTTCGATCCGGGACGCGTACGTCGAGTTCTGGCTCGGGATGGCCCAGCAGACCATGGAATTCGGCGGGATGGCGCTAATCGATTACAGTGACGCCGATGTCGGGATCGGCAACCTCCCGAGCGGGGAGGCAGTGCCGCCCGAGGAGAGCAGTGGCTATCAGATATGGACGGACACCGACGGTCCGTATTACTCGGGACTCGTCAGTGACCTCAAAGGGTTCAACCTGGGTGGCGCGGGCAAGTTCGCGTACGGGACGACTGAAGCCGCGACGTTCGACACCTACGAGGTCGCCGGTGGCAGCTCCGACCTTGCCAATCGGGAATCACTCGACGTCGGCGACGACGTCCCGTTCTCGGAGGCGGCCCGGATCGAAGTGACCGAACAGGCCGAGGAGGACTGGCAGGTCAACTTCAAAGCGTACGGCGATCGGGCACTCGAAAGCGGCGACGTGTTGCTCGGCGTCGCGTACATGCGCGCTCCCGAAGGCGAAACGTCGATCACCTACAAGATGACCTCCTCGGGCGACGAGTCGGCCAACTACGTCACCAAACCGCGCCCGCCGCTTACCAGCGAGTGGAAGCGGTTCTACTTCCCGATCGAAGCCGGAAGCGCCGCCGCATCCGGCGAGTGGTGGACCGAGATCTGGCTCGGCGCACAGGCCCAGACCGTCGACATCGGCGGTCTGGCGGTGATCGACTTCGCCAAGGGCGTCTCGGTCGGTGACCTGCCTGCCTGGGAACAAGAGATCAACGAGGAATGGGAAGACGAAGCGGATGCCCGGATCGAAGAGCACCGCAAGACCGACTTCGCGGTCGAAGTCGTCGACGGCGACGGCAGCGCGGTCGAGGGTGCCGATGTCGAGGTCGCAATGCAGGAACACGACTTCAGCTTCGGCACGGAGGTCACGGCCGACCATCTGATTCCGAACACCGAGCCAGGTGATCAATACCGAGAAGTCATCACGGAGAACTTCAACACCGCCGTCCTGGGCAACCACCACAAGTGGCGCTTCTTCGAGGAGGCACAGGACATCGCCGACGCGGCCACCGAGTGGCTCGTCGAGCAGGATATGACGATCCGCGGGCACGTCTGTCTGTGGGCGGCCGTCGACTCCTACGCCGTGCCCGAAGACGTCGTCGCGGCGATGGGCGTCGACTGGTCGGAGGTCGAGAACCCGGAACTCGATCCGGAGTACGTCCGCGATCGGACGATGTCTCACATCGAGGAGATCATCAACCACTACGCCGACTTCAAGGACTACGGTAGCGTCATCGACGAGTGGGAAGTCCACAACGAGACGACCCACGTGCCCGGATTCATCAAGGCAGTCCGGGGTGTCGGTCCCGACGAGGAACTCGACATCAATGCCGTCGAAGCACCGGTTCTCGCGGAGTGGCACAACCACGCCGAGGATGTCGCCCCCGACGATGTCGGGGTCGCGATCAACGACTACAACACCATCGAGGGGCCGTATCAGTCGACGCGTGACAACCACAAGCGAATGGCCGAGTTCCTGATCGAGAACGACGTCGATCTCGACGGGATCGGCCTCCAATCACACTTCAGCCAATCGTCGGCACTCACGCCGTCCGAGATCTGGGAGGCCCTGGAGTTCTACAGCGGCCTCGGTGCCGGCATCCGGATCACCGAGTTCGACATGTCCGACGACACCTGGATGGAAGCCGACAAGGCCACCTTCTTCAAGCAGTTCCTGAAGATAACCTTCAGCCATCCGAACGCGGAGACGTTCATGGTGTGGGGCTTCCAGGACTCCCTCCACTGGCGGGACGACGCACCGTTCTTCGACTCCCAGTGGAACCCCAAACCGGCACTGGACGTCTGGCAGAACCTGCTGTTCGACGAATGGTGGACAGAGAAGTCGGGCAGCACGGACGCCGACGGGATGTTCTCGACGGACGGGTTCAAAGGCGAGTATCGGATCACGGCGACCGACGGCGAGATGGCCGGCGAAACTACGGTTTCGATCGACGACGACACCGACGCCGTGACGGTCACGCTCGGCGAGACCGGCGACGGTGAGGACGAACCGGTCACGCTCCCCGGTGCGGACGGACCGTCCCAGGACCACGACGGCGACGGGCTCTATGAGGACGTCGACGGCGACGGCAAGCGGAGCATCGCGGACGTCCGGTCGCTGTTGAACAACCGCAACGGTGACACGGTCCAGGCCAACGCTGAGGCCTACGACTTCACCGGCGACGGCAGCGTCGACGCCGGCGACGTGCTCGCGCTGTTCCGGAAGTTCTACCGGTAA
- a CDS encoding S8 family serine peptidase: protein MGKRLIGILVVFIALGIGIPAVGGVQLGDVDHGGTVDVSAASPPATNGTTPVDPESERVSVLIVFENGTAREAATFPDRDVSVTGGHDVDFMPVLYANVPTEAIEAIERRPDVQAVYQDSKVSNPDDAVASETTLRSQSGGQVTPWGVDRIDAPEANGVLDDAAKANVTVAVLDTGIDYTHADLNASVSWGANFTDGVDEVGLPTAMDDNGHGTAAAGVIAAADDDHGVVGVAPGVELYAMKVVNKNGRGRMSWLISGIEAAIDGEDGELATADDADVLSMSLGGPVGNDGLADVIDYASDHAVVVSSAGNGGDGATDTNDVTYPAKYPGAIAVAATNQSDQTTTWSAEGNEVELAAPGHAIRTTWPDGEIVISGTSFAAPHVSGVAALVIAQDVADGTRDLSEMAVRNRLQNATLDIESSGIDLRSGHGLLLADDAVGVDSVSVTNFSVVNLSPGEKAVTTGETVDVSATVVNVGDAAGSQTVSLTRNGSIVDETTATLSAGETTTVTFAGVFGGLGPGTYAYGVQTANDSQTATLSVGSPPNFTVTALSPESISLAGGESFDVSATIENTGEQEGTQSVALTVDGRETSSRTVSLEPGETRTVTFADVSTADFEQGEYAYRVGTANDSRTGALTIADRWFRASVPDRVVPGENATIPYTLTNAGDSAVGDASFVVAAEQNGTDVSPSVGWKSDGLAAGASWTTNVTLAVDRDFDGEVVHVNATGQLGGERTSVNATIPVTETDVELHAPERITTTPGSSMNVSYTLENTGTTKPSAGGIFVASTTGPLSVNGSKARFLGFQAPVPATGESVGHSFTIDVPESTPPGTYRIAGQGVLGTEIDDWANTTVVVTEGLDRFDQNEPAGEIGFQDVLDAIGAYNEGETVGGSPVTFQDVLDVIGAYNSGS, encoded by the coding sequence ATGGGCAAGCGTCTGATCGGAATTCTCGTCGTCTTCATCGCACTCGGGATCGGTATTCCCGCGGTCGGTGGCGTCCAGCTGGGTGACGTCGATCACGGTGGGACGGTCGACGTGTCCGCGGCCTCCCCACCAGCCACGAACGGAACAACGCCGGTCGATCCCGAATCCGAGCGCGTGTCGGTCCTGATAGTCTTCGAGAACGGGACTGCGCGTGAAGCGGCAACGTTCCCGGACCGGGACGTATCCGTCACCGGTGGGCACGACGTCGATTTCATGCCGGTGCTATACGCGAACGTCCCCACCGAGGCGATCGAGGCCATCGAGCGACGACCGGACGTCCAGGCTGTCTATCAGGACAGCAAGGTGTCGAACCCGGACGACGCCGTCGCCAGCGAGACGACCCTGCGATCACAATCTGGCGGCCAGGTCACGCCGTGGGGGGTCGATCGCATCGACGCGCCCGAAGCGAACGGGGTCCTCGACGATGCCGCGAAGGCGAACGTCACCGTCGCCGTCCTCGATACGGGGATCGATTACACGCACGCGGATCTCAATGCGTCGGTCTCGTGGGGCGCGAACTTCACGGACGGTGTCGACGAAGTCGGCCTCCCGACAGCGATGGACGACAACGGCCATGGGACTGCGGCTGCGGGCGTCATCGCAGCCGCTGACGACGATCACGGCGTCGTCGGCGTGGCACCCGGCGTCGAATTGTACGCGATGAAGGTCGTGAACAAGAATGGGAGGGGGCGTATGAGTTGGCTGATCTCCGGGATCGAGGCCGCGATCGACGGCGAGGACGGCGAACTCGCCACCGCGGACGACGCGGACGTCCTCTCGATGAGTCTGGGTGGTCCCGTAGGGAACGACGGATTGGCGGACGTGATTGACTACGCAAGCGATCACGCAGTCGTCGTCAGTTCGGCCGGCAACGGCGGGGACGGAGCGACAGACACGAACGACGTCACGTATCCGGCCAAATACCCAGGAGCCATCGCAGTCGCGGCGACGAACCAGTCGGATCAAACGACCACTTGGAGTGCAGAAGGAAACGAAGTCGAACTTGCAGCACCTGGTCACGCGATCAGGACGACCTGGCCGGACGGCGAGATAGTGATCTCGGGCACGTCGTTTGCAGCCCCGCACGTCTCGGGCGTGGCGGCGCTCGTCATCGCCCAGGATGTCGCCGACGGAACCCGTGATCTCTCGGAGATGGCCGTCAGGAACCGGCTCCAGAACGCGACGCTGGACATCGAATCGAGCGGAATCGACCTGCGGAGCGGCCACGGACTGCTCCTCGCCGACGACGCGGTCGGCGTCGACTCGGTATCCGTGACGAACTTCTCGGTGGTGAACCTCTCTCCGGGTGAGAAAGCCGTCACGACGGGCGAGACGGTCGACGTCTCCGCGACGGTCGTGAACGTGGGCGACGCGGCAGGATCACAGACGGTCTCGCTCACACGCAACGGGTCGATCGTGGACGAGACGACGGCGACGCTTTCGGCCGGGGAGACGACGACCGTCACCTTCGCCGGTGTCTTCGGCGGCCTCGGCCCTGGGACGTACGCCTACGGCGTACAGACCGCCAACGATAGCCAGACGGCGACGCTCAGTGTGGGGTCACCGCCGAACTTCACCGTGACCGCGCTGTCGCCGGAATCGATCTCACTGGCAGGTGGCGAATCGTTCGACGTCTCCGCAACGATCGAAAACACGGGCGAGCAGGAAGGGACGCAGTCGGTCGCGTTGACAGTCGATGGACGGGAGACCAGCAGCCGAACCGTAAGTCTTGAGCCGGGAGAGACCCGGACGGTGACGTTTGCTGACGTGAGTACAGCGGACTTCGAGCAGGGAGAGTACGCCTATCGCGTGGGGACGGCAAACGATAGTCGGACCGGGGCACTGACGATAGCGGACCGCTGGTTCCGGGCTTCCGTTCCGGATCGCGTCGTCCCCGGAGAGAATGCGACGATACCGTATACGCTCACGAACGCCGGGGACAGCGCTGTCGGCGACGCGTCGTTCGTGGTTGCCGCGGAGCAGAACGGGACGGACGTCAGTCCGTCAGTCGGGTGGAAATCGGACGGACTGGCAGCGGGTGCGTCCTGGACCACGAACGTCACACTGGCAGTGGATCGTGATTTCGACGGTGAGGTCGTCCACGTCAACGCGACCGGACAGCTCGGGGGCGAGCGAACGAGCGTGAACGCGACGATCCCGGTGACGGAGACCGACGTCGAACTGCACGCTCCCGAGCGGATCACCACGACACCCGGCTCATCGATGAACGTCAGCTACACGCTCGAAAACACCGGGACTACCAAGCCCTCCGCCGGTGGGATATTCGTCGCCTCGACGACCGGGCCGCTGTCGGTCAACGGATCCAAGGCCCGCTTCCTCGGGTTCCAGGCACCGGTCCCGGCCACCGGGGAGTCGGTCGGCCACAGCTTCACGATCGACGTCCCGGAGTCAACACCACCCGGAACCTACCGGATCGCTGGACAGGGTGTCCTCGGGACGGAGATCGACGACTGGGCGAACACGACCGTCGTCGTCACGGAGGGGCTCGATCGCTTCGATCAGAACGAGCCGGCCGGTGAGATCGGATTCCAGGACGTCCTGGACGCGATCGGGGCGTACAACGAGGGTGAGACGGTCGGTGGAAGCCCGGTCACGTTCCAGGACGTGCTCGACGTCATCGGGGCGTACAACAGCGGTTCGTGA
- a CDS encoding carboxypeptidase-like regulatory domain-containing protein, with the protein MTGNSTPQEKVRAVFLATLMVLSVFAMSAAFAGAAAAGNSGGDWGTTLPAVGGTDYTDTGSTTTEAVSEIANVTFSSEGDINNVTVNATGGNEGNVPASAIDEVTVSLNTTDGVVTDSEIYDSHDTLVDFADVDGNVTNVSDLIVKAQIAQNAANNSVIDANLTVKTNPSGWYDTDGTQTILNDNIGYFSGLITDQNNNPIPAEVIVEGDDSTTSGIYKTTTANDNGQYTIGVPEGNYTVTANLEGYNSASPKDSEVTAGETTSANFVLEQIINAGEIDVTPSTDSAEADGSTEVEYEIELFDDDDGSPYEDDVEVTVDAPDEGAITLSDTTVTTTDGNATVTATSSEIQAAEFTFTAQSNESVSETVTTQFVAADGNLALYGDVQEWATNADVEGATVWAAYPGVNQTQAFAEEETNLSTMTAASGEYQISGINENRLGANNALNVYVAASGYNSINGTAADGNVTGFGNVSQYYATNAQVSMNPAGSDVDNTTSKDFTVSPVEITPVYDVTVDVTQDGDSIARMPTQDVADVEYEVLVKADTDPDSEFEPVSESDLVTPSEVDVVFNITTNTSSGNLLPADANDQVVTYGDDVQFETTRTPSPDNVTINASVVNENDQEFNDSTGVEVYGVGEITGDVVNDDSPADNLPGASVTLIKEPDTANEEIVANTTTGPEGSYSFTEVETGFDYRIDAEFEGETGFNDITKNTAGTTNADVVIVGVEAPKGFTVVDINPANVTVTQGDVIDVTATINNDAPDEDTRDVEFRVTDSNGSEVVSITESVTLQPGENTYTFSGIDTSALAAGNYTHGVYTDTNSQTATLTVESSSGGDVTFQDVLGVITDYNNDDASFQDVLDVITAYNNS; encoded by the coding sequence ATGACAGGAAATTCAACACCACAGGAGAAGGTAAGGGCCGTATTCCTTGCCACGCTCATGGTGCTGTCCGTCTTCGCCATGTCCGCGGCATTCGCGGGCGCGGCAGCGGCAGGGAACTCCGGCGGAGATTGGGGAACCACCCTGCCAGCAGTCGGCGGCACCGACTATACAGATACGGGTAGTACAACAACCGAGGCCGTCTCGGAAATCGCAAACGTAACCTTCAGCTCGGAAGGTGACATCAACAACGTCACCGTTAACGCAACGGGCGGCAACGAAGGGAACGTTCCGGCCAGCGCGATCGACGAGGTGACGGTTTCCCTCAACACCACTGACGGTGTTGTCACCGACTCGGAGATCTACGACAGCCACGATACGCTTGTCGATTTCGCCGATGTCGATGGAAACGTCACGAACGTGTCTGACCTCATCGTCAAGGCACAGATAGCTCAGAATGCCGCCAACAATTCCGTCATCGACGCGAACCTGACGGTCAAGACGAACCCGTCGGGTTGGTACGATACGGACGGTACTCAGACAATCCTCAACGACAACATAGGGTACTTCTCGGGCCTTATCACGGACCAGAATAACAACCCCATCCCTGCAGAAGTCATCGTCGAAGGCGATGATAGTACCACTAGCGGGATCTACAAAACAACGACCGCCAACGATAACGGCCAGTACACGATTGGCGTTCCTGAGGGGAACTATACAGTGACTGCTAATCTGGAAGGGTACAATTCTGCATCCCCGAAGGACAGTGAGGTGACTGCGGGCGAGACGACGTCCGCGAATTTCGTCCTCGAACAGATCATCAACGCTGGCGAGATCGACGTAACCCCGTCGACCGATAGCGCTGAGGCTGACGGCTCGACGGAAGTCGAATACGAGATCGAACTGTTCGACGACGATGACGGATCGCCGTACGAGGACGACGTTGAGGTTACGGTCGACGCACCCGACGAGGGGGCGATTACCCTCAGTGATACAACAGTTACTACCACTGACGGTAACGCCACCGTGACCGCAACGTCCTCCGAAATCCAGGCTGCAGAGTTCACGTTCACTGCGCAGTCGAACGAATCGGTCTCCGAGACCGTGACTACCCAGTTCGTGGCCGCGGACGGTAACCTTGCCCTTTACGGCGATGTCCAAGAATGGGCCACCAACGCTGACGTCGAGGGCGCAACCGTCTGGGCTGCGTACCCCGGCGTGAACCAGACACAGGCCTTCGCTGAGGAGGAGACGAACCTCTCCACGATGACCGCAGCGAGCGGTGAATACCAGATCAGCGGTATCAACGAGAACCGCCTTGGTGCGAACAACGCGCTCAACGTCTACGTTGCTGCGAGCGGGTACAACAGTATCAACGGGACTGCTGCGGACGGTAACGTTACTGGCTTCGGAAATGTCAGCCAGTACTACGCAACCAACGCGCAGGTCTCGATGAACCCTGCCGGAAGCGACGTGGACAACACAACGAGCAAGGACTTCACCGTTTCGCCGGTCGAGATCACGCCGGTCTACGACGTCACGGTCGACGTGACCCAGGATGGCGACTCGATCGCCCGAATGCCGACGCAGGATGTCGCTGACGTCGAGTACGAGGTCCTGGTCAAAGCCGACACCGACCCGGACAGCGAGTTCGAACCGGTCTCGGAAAGCGACCTTGTGACCCCGAGTGAGGTCGACGTGGTGTTCAACATCACGACTAACACCTCATCCGGTAACCTGCTCCCGGCTGATGCGAACGATCAGGTTGTCACCTACGGTGACGACGTCCAGTTCGAGACCACTCGAACACCGTCCCCGGACAACGTGACGATCAACGCGTCCGTCGTGAACGAGAACGACCAGGAATTCAACGACAGCACTGGCGTTGAAGTCTACGGCGTCGGTGAGATCACCGGCGACGTTGTCAACGACGACTCACCGGCAGACAACCTGCCCGGTGCGAGCGTTACGCTGATCAAAGAACCCGACACGGCGAACGAGGAAATCGTGGCGAACACGACTACTGGACCGGAAGGGTCCTACTCGTTCACTGAAGTCGAGACTGGCTTCGACTACCGCATCGACGCGGAATTCGAAGGCGAGACCGGGTTCAACGACATCACCAAGAACACCGCCGGCACGACGAACGCGGACGTCGTGATCGTCGGTGTGGAAGCCCCCAAAGGCTTCACCGTCGTTGACATCAACCCTGCCAACGTGACCGTCACACAGGGCGATGTTATCGACGTCACGGCGACGATCAACAACGACGCCCCCGACGAGGACACGCGTGACGTCGAGTTCCGCGTGACCGACTCGAACGGCAGCGAAGTCGTGTCCATCACGGAAAGCGTCACTCTCCAGCCTGGAGAGAACACGTACACCTTCAGTGGCATCGACACGTCCGCTCTGGCTGCCGGTAACTACACGCACGGCGTGTACACCGACACGAACAGCCAGACGGCAACGCTGACCGTCGAGAGTAGTAGTGGCGGAGACGTCACCTTCCAGGATGTCCTGGGTGTCATCACCGACTACAACAACGATGACGCATCGTTCCAGGATGTCCTCGATGTGATTACCGCGTATAACAACAGCTAA
- a CDS encoding BGTF surface domain-containing protein codes for MKSHKAIVLTALMVLSVFAMPMSAAAQTVDSADRTVDTTEVQPGDVVTVTVDVTATETGNISVTEEFSPAFADVSLTDLHGTIPAAQAAGNEGVTLAYQGEDSVSVTYEVTIPDDAEAGDTFTIEGSASVDGNAADTGTTTLTVPTDGGNGEEPPAEPSAPAPSDVDTIYQGEELTVDVSGTSVGSGDILQIRQGLIGEDGDTLAATATVDENGMATFSGDDTAELAAEGVDRYHFFQSSGAEIDGSQFEVVKQDLTAESYGDVYYDNEAPSDNGVTISSDNIDLAGGSFNVTIASDDLDQDELNEVFGGAASAHGDEKIMLTVDSAEKDFDVDFSGYDYGTYNFTVESLTSNAEDTFDIEYAEAGEVSASFADTVFSQERGDYAEFTVDLQNTESATVHITDGSGEYESELTVTDSNDGEDADDGQVTVQMNTFLAGGHGDAYSPADGADSVTVDSDSESSIGDYRLAAGSYDLTVTAGGEEQDVATLSLEERSTTGISSIVAPSSADFGSADAITNGSELSEVAFGDHLALEVEASGVFTYLNDDVNAQGMSITFSQENFEGQYGNAPTFDVSGSAFDLVEDADNNRFFVTVDTDALDNVDAGDEYSVTFEINGTNNPYVADGETESVSTTVTFLERTSSFGVVEAPYQVLATDDTEVRGTSNLAPGSEITVQALKSGDFLRQDTSVEVMEDGTWTATFDFADRQVGEEFDLSLKRAGNTDAVDAVFSDTAEWETSGASEELQQRVNELETLLSETMDELEQKNATIEELRTQLNESGGASQELLDQKNATIEDLNQQLAQAESDLLNSTTTIADLNSEIEALNLSVRTLEADNADLESQLESLQSTLDEKNSTIEDQQSTIDEQKSTISDLQSQLEEAQQTTTTSGPGFTAVLALVALMGAALLAVRRKQ; via the coding sequence ATGAAATCACACAAGGCGATCGTACTGACAGCACTGATGGTGTTGTCGGTCTTCGCCATGCCGATGTCGGCAGCAGCACAGACCGTCGACTCGGCTGACCGTACTGTGGATACCACAGAGGTTCAGCCGGGCGACGTAGTTACTGTGACGGTTGACGTCACAGCCACAGAGACCGGAAACATATCCGTTACAGAAGAGTTCAGTCCCGCGTTCGCGGACGTGAGCCTCACAGACCTGCACGGGACCATTCCCGCAGCGCAGGCAGCGGGCAATGAAGGAGTAACACTCGCCTACCAAGGTGAAGACTCAGTGAGTGTCACTTACGAAGTGACGATCCCGGACGACGCTGAAGCTGGAGACACCTTCACGATCGAAGGATCCGCATCGGTTGACGGCAACGCCGCCGACACTGGCACGACCACGCTTACCGTGCCGACCGATGGAGGGAACGGCGAGGAGCCGCCCGCCGAACCGAGCGCACCCGCACCCTCGGACGTCGACACCATCTACCAGGGTGAGGAACTGACCGTCGACGTGAGCGGCACGTCCGTCGGGTCCGGCGACATCCTCCAGATCCGTCAGGGTCTAATCGGTGAGGATGGCGATACGCTCGCCGCGACAGCGACCGTCGACGAAAACGGTATGGCCACGTTCAGCGGTGACGACACGGCTGAACTGGCCGCGGAAGGCGTCGATCGATACCACTTCTTCCAATCGAGTGGTGCGGAGATTGACGGGTCCCAGTTCGAAGTCGTCAAACAGGACCTCACTGCGGAAAGCTACGGGGACGTCTACTACGACAACGAGGCCCCGAGCGACAACGGCGTGACGATCTCCTCGGACAACATCGACCTTGCCGGTGGATCGTTCAACGTCACCATCGCCTCCGATGACCTCGATCAGGACGAACTGAACGAGGTCTTCGGCGGTGCGGCGTCCGCCCACGGTGACGAGAAGATCATGCTGACGGTCGACAGCGCGGAGAAAGACTTCGATGTGGACTTCTCCGGCTACGACTACGGCACGTACAACTTCACGGTCGAATCGCTGACCTCGAACGCCGAGGACACATTCGACATCGAATACGCTGAAGCCGGCGAAGTCTCTGCGTCGTTCGCAGATACCGTCTTCAGTCAGGAGCGCGGTGACTACGCGGAGTTCACCGTCGACCTCCAGAACACCGAATCGGCCACCGTCCACATCACGGATGGTTCCGGTGAATACGAATCGGAACTCACCGTCACGGACAGTAACGACGGCGAGGACGCTGACGACGGACAGGTCACTGTCCAGATGAACACGTTCCTCGCTGGCGGTCACGGTGACGCCTACAGCCCGGCAGACGGCGCTGACTCCGTCACCGTCGACAGCGACAGCGAGAGTAGCATCGGTGACTACCGTCTCGCTGCGGGTTCGTACGACCTGACGGTCACGGCCGGCGGCGAGGAGCAGGACGTCGCCACGCTCTCCCTCGAAGAACGGTCGACGACCGGAATCAGTTCGATCGTCGCACCCAGCAGCGCTGACTTCGGTAGCGCCGACGCCATCACGAACGGCTCCGAGCTCTCGGAGGTCGCCTTCGGTGACCACCTCGCGCTCGAAGTCGAAGCGTCCGGCGTCTTCACCTACCTCAACGACGACGTCAACGCGCAAGGGATGAGCATCACCTTCTCGCAGGAGAACTTCGAAGGCCAGTACGGGAACGCCCCGACCTTCGACGTCAGCGGTAGTGCGTTCGACCTCGTCGAGGACGCGGACAACAACCGCTTCTTCGTCACGGTCGACACGGACGCGCTCGACAACGTCGATGCCGGTGACGAGTACTCTGTCACCTTCGAAATCAACGGCACCAACAACCCGTACGTCGCCGACGGTGAGACTGAGTCCGTGAGCACGACCGTCACGTTCCTCGAACGGACGAGTTCCTTCGGCGTCGTCGAAGCACCGTACCAGGTGCTCGCTACTGACGACACCGAAGTTCGCGGTACCAGCAATCTCGCACCCGGTAGCGAGATTACTGTCCAGGCACTGAAGTCCGGTGACTTCCTCCGCCAGGACACCAGCGTCGAAGTCATGGAAGACGGCACGTGGACAGCGACGTTCGACTTCGCCGACCGTCAGGTCGGTGAAGAGTTCGACCTCTCGCTCAAGCGGGCTGGCAACACTGACGCCGTCGACGCTGTCTTCTCGGACACCGCCGAGTGGGAGACCTCCGGTGCGTCCGAAGAACTCCAGCAACGCGTTAACGAGCTCGAGACGCTCCTGAGCGAGACGATGGACGAACTCGAGCAGAAGAACGCCACGATCGAAGAGCTGCGCACGCAGCTCAACGAGAGTGGCGGCGCAAGCCAGGAACTCCTCGACCAGAAGAACGCCACGATCGAGGATCTCAACCAGCAGCTCGCACAGGCTGAGAGCGACCTGCTCAACTCGACCACCACGATCGCCGATCTCAACAGCGAGATCGAAGCGCTGAACCTCTCGGTCCGCACGCTGGAAGCGGATAACGCTGATCTCGAGAGTCAGCTCGAGAGCCTCCAGAGCACGCTCGACGAGAAGAACTCGACGATCGAGGACCAGCAGTCCACGATCGACGAGCAGAAGTCCACGATCAGTGACCTCCAGAGCCAGCTCGAAGAGGCACAGCAGACGACGACCACTAGCGGACCCGGCTTCACCGCCGTGCTCGCGCTGGTCGCGCTGATGGGCGCCGCACTGCTCGCCGTCCGCCGCAAGCAGTAA